ATGTAAGCTGGATTATCATCCTCGTGTTCCTGACCTGGTCGCTGGCGGCAAGCTGGTTTCCGGCAATCTACCCCCACTGGTCGCTAGCCACCTATTGGATAACCAGCTTGATCGCAGCCCTCCTTCTGTTCGTCTCAGTCTTGCTGCACGAACTGGCCCATTCGGTCGTTGCGCGCGCGCGTGGCCTGCCCGTACGTAATATTACCCTTTTCATTTTCGGAGGTGTCTCCAATATCGAACAGGAACCGACGAGCGCAGGCATAGAATTTCAGATGGCGGTCGTGGGTCCGGTCGTCAGCATTTTGATCGGAATCATCTGCTACCTCTTGCTGCTGCCACTGCGAGGGAGCAACTCGCCGGTGGCCGGCATACTGGGCTACCTGGCAATTACCAATGTTCTGCTCGGCATCTTCAACCTGATCCCCGGTTTTCCTCTCGATGGAGGGCGAGTTTTTCGCTCGATCATCTGGCACATCACCGGTAATCTGCGCACGGCCACGCGCGTCGCTACGATCAGTGGTGAAATCGTCGCCTATCTTTTCATCCTGGCAGGCATCTGGCTCTTCTTTACAGGTGACTTCATAGGTGGCATCTGGATCGGTTTCATCGGCTGGTTCCTGATGAGTTCAGCACGCACCGCGAATTCTCAGGTGATGCTGCAATCGTTACTGCGAGGTGTCAAGGTAAGCCAGGTGATGAATCCGGCGCCGGTTACTGTCCCGGCCAATATCTCCCTACAAAAGCTGGTCTATGAATACTTTTTGCCGCAAGGACTGCGCTTCGCCTTCGTCACGCAAGGCGAACAGCTGGCCGGCCTGATTACACTCGCCGATATTCGCCATGTCCCGCAGGAGCAATGGGCACAGACTCCCGTTGGTTTTGCCATGATACCTCGCGACCGGCTCCATGTCGTCTACCCGCAGCAGAATCTCAATGATGTGCTGTCCTTAATGGCCAATCAGGATGTAAACCAGCTGCCGGTCGTGCAGGATGAACGAGTCGTAGGCGTGCTGAGTCGCGATGCCATTATGCGTTTTCTCGAAATCCGCCGCAATTTAGGAATCAATGATACCAGTAAAGCCGCATAGTCCGGTGATTACCTATATGTTGGTATGAAAACCCATCTTGGTATGAAAACCCATCCCGCAATTCTGCCGCTTCGCAACGTCCTTTGATTATAGGACTCGCCATGTCATTCTGAGTGCAGCGAAGAATCCCGACGACGGCCATGTCATTCTGAGTGCAACGAAGAATCCTATCCTGGGTTTTCGTTTGTACATTTGCATCTAGCAAGGTAACCGGCTACGTATAAGAACTAGAAGGACCTTTCAAGTAGGTACTATACCTCTTGCCTTCCACCTATACCGTTGTGTTATGCTATGTGAGGTGTGTCGAAACACGTTGGTGTACGTTATTATACTGTGAAGTAAGTGCGTAAAGCACCTCAGTTCTAAGGCGGGAAGCAGGCAAATGGAGCGCTTCCCGGTGGTGTCCCTGCACCAGTACCTTTTCTTATCTATTTTCTATTGAACGGCCTCTTTCCTGCACTTTATGGCAGGCACAAAAGAAGGATTCTCCCTCTGGCGTTCGCTTTGATTCAAGAGGGGTGAGGAAATGTTGAAGAAGGTGGAGACCATAACGGCCATCCTGCTAATCAACCTCTCCGTTCTTTTTTCCGCTCAAGGAAAGAAGAGTTACACACGCCAGGGAAGGCAAAAAGGGAGAATGAAATGCTAACTGTATGGCAGAAAGGCATTATGGCCGGCTGCCCTACAGCAGGGATACACAGCAAGGTCTACAGGCAATGAGAACTGCAAGACCTGTCCTGGATGAGGTGAGTATATGGACGGCAAGGAGGGACGCGACCAGCTGTCGGGGCATGGTCGAAGACTTCGATTCAACACAGTAGGAAAGAAAATAACAAAAACCGGGATTCTGAAGTTTTTTAGCACGTATAAACAAGCTCTTTTCGCCGGCATCCTGCTTACTGCTATTCTTGTGCTGCTTTTTGGTGTGTTCAGCCAGTTGCAGCCGCCCACCACCGGCACGCCCCCCAGTGGGGTGACCGCGGTAAACTACAGCACATTCGTCTCGCAGGTCAAAGCAGGCAATGTTGTGGCAGTAACTATTCGAGGAGACGAGATCAATGGCATGCTCATCCACTCGCTGACTCAACAGCAGGCCAGTACTTCTCAACACATAACTATTACCTCTAGCCAGAGAGCCGCCGATATAGCAGCCTGGAATCACTATATGGATGCCAGCAATACAGCAACCTGGGCCAACGCCACATCTGGGCCGGCCATTGATGCGGCTCATCTTCTTTATACACGCATTCCTGCTGCCGGCGATCCTTCGCTCATGCCGTTGCTGGCCAGCAACAATGTTGTAGTAACAACGCAGGCGCCCGCCACGACGCCTCTGTGGTTATCGGTGCTGTGGCGATTTGCTCCTATCCTGCTGCTGGTTTTGATAATGGGCCTGGTGCTGTTTCCTCGCAACCCCAATCGTTCCACGCGCATGATGGATGAGCGCATCTCACAAATGGCGAAAGGCCGCGTGCGCCGTTTTGAGCGCGCCAAAGAGTCCAGTTCGCCACGCCGCCCTCAGGAGAAGGCACCTGGTCTGGGCAGGTCCGCAACTCCCGCGACCAGCACAGCCACCCCTGCCAGGGTCGCGCCGCCCCCTGTCACCTTTAACGACGTAGCCGGCATCGACGAGGTACGCGCCGAGGTAGAAGAAATCGTACAATTCTTGCGCTCCCCTGATCGCTATGATCGCCTGGGGGCGCGCATCCCACGCGGCGCTTTGCTGGTTGGCCCTCCTGGAACGGGCAAAACATTGCTGGCAAGGGCAGTGGCCGGGGAAGCAGGCGTACCTTTCTTCAGCATGAGCGCATCCGAATTTGTCGAAATGTTCGTTGGCGTGGGGGCCAGCCGCGTGCGCGACCTCTTCAACCAGGCGCGCCAGTCGGCCCCATGCGTTGTCTTCATCGACGAAATCGACGCCGTTGGCCGCAAGCGCTCGACGCGACTGATCGGCAATGACGAACGCGATCAGACTCTCAACCAGTTACTCGTCGAGCTTGATGGCTTCAACGCCCGCCAGGCCGTGGTCGTACTCGCCGCTACCAACCGCGCCGATATTCTGGACAAAGCGCTGCTGCGGCCCGGGCGTTTTGACCGCACCATCAACGTATCGCTGCCCGACCGCGCCGGGCGCCAGGCAATCCTGGCCGTCCATACTCGGCGCACGCCTCTGGACGAAGGGGTAAGCCTGGAACGCATTGCTCGCCTGACGACCGGCATGAGCGGCGCCGACCTGGCGAATCTGGTCAACGAGGCGGCTCTATGTGCGGCAAGGCGCAACCTGGAGCGCATCAACCATGAGTGCTTCGAAGATGCGCTCATCCGCGTACAACTTGGCGCGCTGCGACCGCTGGTAATGAGCGAGCATGAACGGCGCATCATCGCCTATCACGAGGGCGGGCACGCCCTGGTGGCCTATCACCTGCCCGAAGCCGATACCGTCAACCGCGTCACCATCCTGCCGCGCGGCCAGAGCCTTGGCGTCACCCAATTCACCGCCGAAGAAGACCGCTACAACTACAGCCGCGCATTCCTCATGGCGCGCATCGCCGTCGGACTCGGCGGGCGTGTCGCCGAAGAACTCACCTTCGGTCCCGACCGCGTCACCACGGGGGCAGAGAACGATTTGCAAGTGGTAACCGACCTGGCGCGACGCATGGTCACACGCTGGGGCATGAGCGAAAAAGTTGGCGTGGTCTTCAGCGACTACTCGCCAGGTGGTGCGGGACTCACCATGACCCGCACAGAGATCGACAGCCGACCCCGCACCCTGGTGGCCGACGCCGATGGCAACCTGCTACTGAATGGGAACGAGCCACAGGCAGCCCAGCACCACGCGTTTGCTATGGCCGCGCCAGGTACAGGGAATGCCAGCAGCGCGAGCATGGCGGCGTTGATTGACCTGGAGGTGCAGGGCATCCTCAACGAGGGACGCGAAATGGCACGCGCTATCCTGCGCCAGCACGCAGACCAACTTACGCGGCTGGCGAACGAACTGATGGAGAAGGAGCAACTGAACCGCAAGCAGTTCGAGGCGTTGTTGGCACAGGAGCAGGCAGCGTAAACCACATTTGCAGCATCCTTGCCGTGTGTTTGCCTGTTTTCCGCCGGGATAAGATGGGGGGATTACCCATAGAGTACATCCCCCCTTTTGTGTTATATATGCATGACTACAAGGGAATGTCCGGCAACGCTGCCTCTACACAGGCACGTGGTAGCCGAATAGTAAAACAACTGCCCTCGCCCGGCTTGCTCTCAACCTCTACACTTCCATTCATAGCCTCGATCAACTCTTTCACCAGCGCCAGGCCCAGCCCGGCTCCGCTGCTGGCCTCATTGCGCGCGCTTTGCGCCTGGTAGAAACGCTGCCAGATATGCGGCAGATCTTCGGGTGCGATGCCTTCACCGGTATCCTTGACCTGAATGATGACACTTCCCTTTTCTTCCGCGACGACAAGGGCGACAATACCACCGGGTGGCGTATGGCGTACTGCATTATGTAGTAGATTGTGCAATGCCTGTTCCAGGCGCGTGGGGTCAACCATCACTGAAGGCGTCTGGCAAGAGATATCTGCCACCACCTCGATCCTGCTTGATTGCCATGCAAGAGCAGCGCTCGTATCCGCGATGCTTTGTACCAGTTTTCCCACGTCGGTTGGCTTGCAGCGCAGGGTGAGTTTGCCGACTTCGGCGCGTGAAAGGGTAAAGAGGTCCTCAACCAGGGTTTGCAGGCGTATGACTTCATTCTCCATGATCTGCAGGTCATGCTGCAACGTTGGCGGCGAGCCTTCCTCCCAGTGCATGAGGGTTGTCTCCAGGTAGCTGCGTAGCGTAGCCATGGGGGTACGCAATTCGTGCGAGACGCTGGCAATCAGTTCGCGGCGCGCGGCAAGCAGACCAGAAACGGTATCGCGTTCATTACGCAGTTCGCGCAAGGTGCTTTCGAGGTCGGCGGCCATTACATTGAAGTCGTTCTGGAGTTGGGCTACCTCATCTTCTCCTATGACGGGGACGCGGACACCATAATTGCCCTGGCGCAAGGTGGCGGTGGCCTCGGTGAGCGTTTTCAGGCGGCGGGTAGTGCGACGTATGACGATAAAGGAGAAGAGTGCTGATGGAGGTATCACAACCAGCATGGCAATGATGGTCAAGGCCGCGATGCCAAATGTGGCTGGCAGGATAATGGAAGCGTTGCCTGCGCTACAGAGAGCCAGGACATCGACAAAGAGGATAAGCAGCGCGGCACCGAGGGCTACAAGCATGACATGGGCATGGGTCAGTGCCCAGAGCAATTGCTTGCGCCTCAGCCGATCCCAGAAGAGCCACAGCCGGGTAGCGATACGCAGGCAAAAGAAGACAATATAGCTCGCCGCCAAACATAACGTTGCCGATTCAAACGGCCAGAGACCGTCTCTTGTATAGCCATATGAAGGCTCCAAATGGATCAACCAGAAAGCAAAAGCGAGTTCAATTCCACTTAGTGCGATACCCACTATGCCGGCAACCGTACCTCCTACCATAATCCGTGTCAACCACCCGCTCTTTGCAAAACACATGCGCAATGCACAGTAAGCTGAGCAGCAAGACGCAACCAGAATGCCCATGACCAGCCGCCACGTGAAAGCCGCGATATTGCCCTGGAATATGAGCAGCAAGCCCCACAAGACAGCTCCCAGGAGCAGTGCCTCAAGCACAGCCTGTTTCGGGTTTGCCTTGAAAAGGGGGATGGACAAGCGCATACTCAAGGCCTTTCGGGCTGCAGGCGGTAGCCAATGCCCCAGACAGTTTCGATGGCCTCACCCAATGGCCCCAGTTTCTTGCGCAGCCGCAGGACGGTATTGTCAACCGAGCGATCGCCGCCGATATACGTCTGGCCCCAGACAGTATCCAGCAGGTATGCGCGGCTGAATGCTCTGCCGGGGCTACGCAACAAGAGGTGCAGCAGGGCGAACTCTGTGGGAGTGAGGTCAAGCGACAGGCCATGCAGCGTTGCCAGGTGAGCCTGTGGATCAAGAAACAAGGGTCCATAACCTAATGGGCTGTTCGCGGCCTTGGAGTCGTCACGCAAAATCTGCTGGACGATTTCGGCGCGTCGCAGCAATGCGCGTACTCGTGCGACCAGCTCGCGCATGCTAAAGGGCTTGGTGAGATAGTCGTCGGCTCCCAGTTCAAGCCCCACCACGCGATCTGTTTCTTCGCCACGAGCGGTTAGCATCAAGACCGGCGTTGGCGCGACCTGCCGCATGCGCCGCAGCACTTCAAGGCCATCCAGCTTTGGCAGCATCCAATCGAGGATGACGAGCGCGGGCCGTTCCTGCGCATGCAATTGGAGGCCCACCAGTCCATCGCTTGCGTGCAAAATTCGATAACCGTTCGTTTCAAGCTCGCGCATAATCACCTGCGCCAGTTCATAAGCATCCTCTACCAGCAAAATCGTTGTCATAACCCACTTTTATTAGTGTCAGAGATGAGAAAACTCCATTCAAGCCCAGGTAATAGTGTACCATAGACTGCCGGCAAACAGGACGACCTTTGCGGTCGTCCTGCTTACTTTACCGGCAAATGTCCAACCAGTGGTAACCTGTAATACTTTCCCCTGGCCGCCTGGATCATACCGACTGCCCAGCCAATAAAAGCGACGAAATTCAAGAAAAGGAAGAGCAGAATCGCAAACGAGGAGAGAAAAGGAAACAGGTGAAACCTTGTCAGGGCATCAATGATGTTGAACAGCGCTACGTCTGCAATGTTTATGGCACCAAAAAACAGCAGTGATTGTAACGCGTGAAAGCGCACGTAGGGATGATTCCGACCAAAGAGGTAGAAGATCAGTCCCGTGAACCAACCGAGCGAATAGGAAAGAATAGCCCCGATAACAGCGCCATCTAGAGATGGCGTGGGGGAAAATTGTCCCTGATCGTATGAGACATAATCAGGCGTTCTCTCCGATTGGTACTCTTGCCAGTAGAACGCTTGTCTCTGTTCGTCCTGAGCTTCGTATTTCATTGTTTTGTATTTCCTTTCGTTATAACGGGACAGGGCTTTGTCCCTGTCCCTACAAGATTGCTGTATTTATTGCCTTGCCTGGTAGAACCTCAATCCGAGCCATAATAGCAGCATGACCAGGATCGAGATTGCAACCAGGAGCAGCATACTTTCAACACCTTGTATGGCTGTTGCCCCTTGAATACCTGGATTGCATACGCCCTCTTTTCCCATCGGATTGAAGAAGCCCGTACACATGTAGCCGCCAATCGGGGTGAGAATAGTAGTGCTGAGGGTGGGAATGCCAACATCGGGCAGCAGGTTGCCCCAGAACCAGTAGCCGATGAAAAGGAACTGGTACAGGGGTAACCATAGAAAAGCCGGACAGGCGATTGAAAACGCCGTGACAAACAATAAACCCGGCAGCGCGATGGTGGCAAAAGCTGCCAGCGCGATAGGAAGCGCCTGCGTGGTGTGCCAGCGAGCAAGTATATAGATGACGCCGGCGCCATAGACCAGAAGTAGCGGCACCAGCGTCGCCAGTATACTACCGCAGTATTTTCCGCAGAGCCTGGCACCTAAGCCACCGGGCAATGCCCCGAGTACTTCATCGACGCGTGTGCGTTGATCTCGCTGCAAACGATCGGCGAGGAATATACCGGCGACCACGGCAAGAAACGTTTGCGCAATCGCCGTCCAGTAGACGATGGCATCACGTGCCGGGGTTGTAATCGGACGGCTCCAGGGTTGATGAAATTGCGTGAAGATCAGCCCCATGGCAATAAACGCGATCCACATGGAGCGGCGGCGTATCTGCATGCGAAATTCATAGCCTGACGCGCCAGTAAATACTTGTAGCTGGTTCATTTTTCTATCATTTCCCTCATTACGTTTTACCAGGCTGGTGGCCCACCCATGCCTATCGTTATAGCAGGACAGGCACAAGGCGCTGTCCCTACAACATGCTCCGCCATCTCGCCTACGCATACTGTAGCAGGGAAATGTCGCGGCATAATCAGAAAGTTGTCGCAAAATTGTCGCATGTGGTTTATTGTATTTGCCCTTGACGGTTTCGGTTTTGGCCGCTATACTACTCCCACCAGACAGGGCAGGGGCCGGATCACTTTCCTTAGCCCGTATAGGGGATTGAAATTATACTGATAAGAAATCTAGCCCGCTCTGTTACATTCTCCCGTGGCAAGCGTTTGATGATGGTGTATGGGAAACCATAAGGACAGGGACAAGAATGTACAACTTTTTAAGGCGCCTGCAATCGCACAATGACCAGGAATGATCCGATGCATCTATTCACGAACTCTTCTGATAACACTTCTTCGACTGTGTCACCTGCCGGTGAGACGGTAGAGAGCGCCAATCACGCACAGGATGTCGATGTCGCTCAAGCCGATTCAGCACGGCAATTCAGCGATGCGATAGCCTCGGTTTCTGACGACAGGTTGAGCGAGGATAAGCCATCCTGGCGCCCATGGTATGACGCGTTCAAGGCCATTTTGCCCGTTTATATCGCCATACACCTGGCTATTTTTGTCATCGATTGCCTGGCATTCCTCTTTACCGTCAAAGACTTTTCCCCGCAAGGCTTACCAATTTCCACGCTGTGGGAACAATGGCACTATTGGGATACCGCCTACTACTCGCATATCGCACGCTTTGGTTACTACGAGCTGCACGTGGCCGGATTCTTCCCGCTGTATCCATTGCTCGAACGTGCATTCATGTTTGTGACGCAGGATTCGCTTACCGCTGGCCTGCTCGTCTCGAATATCGCCGAACTGTTCATGTTCACAGCCCTCTACCGGCTCGTCAAAGAAGATTTCGATGGTGATCGCGCCTATTTCGCCGTGCTGTACTTCGCCATCTTCCCCAGCGCCTTCTTTTTCTCAGCAGCGTACACCGAATCGCTGTTCCTGTGCCTATCCATTCTCAGCTTCTACTATATGCGGCGTGGCCGCTGGTGGCTTTCCGGGTTGTTTGGCCTGCTAGCCAGCCTGACACGTCCTGATGGCATGTTCCTGCTGGCTCCATTCTGTTATGAATATCTTCGCCGCCTGTGGATGCTGCGCGGAGAAACCATCCAATCACACTTCTCAAGGCAGCAGTTGGTACGGCTTGTGAAAGGCCTGCGTTTGAATATCCTGTTCGGCCTGTGTATTCCCGCCGGTATCGCGATCTATGCCATCTATTGTTATATACATTTTCATGATCCCCTGGCATTTGTACACGCGCATGCCGATTGGGGCCGCACCCTGCGCATTCCTGGGTGGGGGATTCTCACGGCCATCAGAGAAATGCGGCACAGCGGTTTCCTCAGCTTCCTCACGATGCGCACCTCAATTGACCTGGGATCGGACCTGCTGGTATTCATACTGATCGTGTCGATGTTCATAGGACCGTGGAGACTACCTGCGCGCATGTGGAGCTACGGCATCTATGCTGCTGTCATCTATCTCTACCTGCAACTCTTCCCGATTGCCAATACCGGCTATCCCCTGGAGTCAATGACGCGCTTTGTCCTGGAAATTTTCCCCGCTTTTATCATGCTGGCCAGAATCGGCAAATCACGCACGCTGCACCTGAGCTATTGCATGGTGTCGGGCGCGATCTTTTTCTTCTTATTGACACAATTCCTGACGGGTCACTGGGTAGTTTAATGTCTTGACCTTTTCGGCTCTGGCCGCCATACTGTTCTTACCAAAAGCGGTAGGGGCCAGAGCCTTCCTTTTGGGGGACTGAAATTGGGGCTTGAAATACCAGTTTTTCGGAATGGCGCATATGAGTATCAGCTTCCTCCCTATCTCCCAATTGCATATAGAGTGAGCTAACACGTTGCATCGCGGCCCTGGCCTCTCCCACCTGATTGTTGCGTAAGTAGACTACCACCTGTTCGCACAGTTTGGCGATGGTTTCATGCAAAATACCCTGTATCTTATAAGTCTCGGCCAGTTCGTCGCGTGTTTCTTGCGTTTCTAGCTGGCCTGACTCGGGTGGTATATGCTGCTCTGCCAGAACCGGCTGAGGATCTGTCACAAATTGCCTTTTCACCTGGGCAACTTCATGATATGAGGAAGGAGTTTGATTGACGCGCCGTAAGAACGAATGCATCTGCTCCTGTCGCGCCTTGCTCTGCGTGGCTTTGCTCAACAATTGCGAGATCACGATATCCGGCGGCTCAGCTATCTCATCCTCGATTAAGGGACGAGCCTGCCAGACGCGAACAAGCGACGGTGATTCTGTGAAGCTATGAAGGCATTGTTGCGCCTGTTCGAGTTGAAGAATCGCGACGCCCGGCAATCCCTCCATAATCAAGCATTGCGCCGCACGAACACGCGCTACCAACTCAAAGGGCCTGCATTGCATAGCGAGCATATAGGCATCAACGGCCTTATCGTAGCTGCTGGAGCGGAAATAGAGTTCTCCCAGCACAAATTGCAAAGAGTATGCCCTGGTATTGACTGCTGCCGCCTGCCTGTAAGCATCTACTACCCGCTCAAAGAGTTCCGGCCCGGCATCATGAAGATGCCGGCATATGTTCTCTAGCATCTCCATAAGCACGACCGGGTCCGCATCGGGAGTATGGATGTGGGCGATATGCTGCCGCATAAGCTCCATAAGCGCATCATCACCATCAGTTGCCGGTACCGGTTTTGTATCGATCAAATCGTCTGGAGACGGCGTCAATGAGGAGCCAGGCCAGCTTGCGCCATTCACCTGGGCTTTCCGCCTGAGCGAATCATGAGGAAGCCCCACCCTGGGCGCGATCAATCTGGCTCCTACGTCCCCGACCGGTGCTGGCTGGTCAATTTCCTTAACCACTTGCAACTGCCTCCTTTTCAATAATCGCTGCATACCCCTGTCCTGGCTTACTTTTACTCGCAAGCGCAGGAATAGTATCAAGCACAACGTCGCTGCCGCGAGAGTTGCCGAGATACTCGCGGCCAATGGAAGCGCCAGGATCACATTGCTGCCCGCGAACAGGTGCAGCAGCAAGAGCGCCAGGCAAACATGTGTGACCAGTTCAAATACGCCGGTAAACAGTGGGGTCAATGCATCTTTCAAGGCGTAAAAGCCGAGGACGATCAGCAGGCCCAATGTCTGCCCTGGTAGTCCGGCGGCGAAGCCAAGCAAGGCGGTATTGGTCAATGCCGCCGCGTGCCCATTAAATGCCCCATGTTGGAAAAGAATTGAAATAGCAGGTCTGCCCAGGATATATAAAAGAACAGCAGCAGGGATGCTCAGCAGCGTCGCCGCCCCTACGATACGCCAGACCGTCCAGCTCATGCGTCTATAGCGCCCGTGTGTCGCATAGGTCGTGATCTGGGGCAGCAGAGCATTCGCCAATGTCACCCCCAGCAGCGTTAAAGGCAAGTTAAACAGCAGCGATGCGTTATGAATAGCGGCAATACTGGCCTTATCGGGCAGGTAGGTGGCAAGGGAAGTAATGATAATGCCGCCTACCGACGTGACGCC
The sequence above is a segment of the Ktedonobacteraceae bacterium genome. Coding sequences within it:
- a CDS encoding site-2 protease family protein, which produces MPGSWRIGQIAGIDIYINVSWIIILVFLTWSLAASWFPAIYPHWSLATYWITSLIAALLLFVSVLLHELAHSVVARARGLPVRNITLFIFGGVSNIEQEPTSAGIEFQMAVVGPVVSILIGIICYLLLLPLRGSNSPVAGILGYLAITNVLLGIFNLIPGFPLDGGRVFRSIIWHITGNLRTATRVATISGEIVAYLFILAGIWLFFTGDFIGGIWIGFIGWFLMSSARTANSQVMLQSLLRGVKVSQVMNPAPVTVPANISLQKLVYEYFLPQGLRFAFVTQGEQLAGLITLADIRHVPQEQWAQTPVGFAMIPRDRLHVVYPQQNLNDVLSLMANQDVNQLPVVQDERVVGVLSRDAIMRFLEIRRNLGINDTSKAA
- the ftsH gene encoding ATP-dependent zinc metalloprotease FtsH; protein product: MDGKEGRDQLSGHGRRLRFNTVGKKITKTGILKFFSTYKQALFAGILLTAILVLLFGVFSQLQPPTTGTPPSGVTAVNYSTFVSQVKAGNVVAVTIRGDEINGMLIHSLTQQQASTSQHITITSSQRAADIAAWNHYMDASNTATWANATSGPAIDAAHLLYTRIPAAGDPSLMPLLASNNVVVTTQAPATTPLWLSVLWRFAPILLLVLIMGLVLFPRNPNRSTRMMDERISQMAKGRVRRFERAKESSSPRRPQEKAPGLGRSATPATSTATPARVAPPPVTFNDVAGIDEVRAEVEEIVQFLRSPDRYDRLGARIPRGALLVGPPGTGKTLLARAVAGEAGVPFFSMSASEFVEMFVGVGASRVRDLFNQARQSAPCVVFIDEIDAVGRKRSTRLIGNDERDQTLNQLLVELDGFNARQAVVVLAATNRADILDKALLRPGRFDRTINVSLPDRAGRQAILAVHTRRTPLDEGVSLERIARLTTGMSGADLANLVNEAALCAARRNLERINHECFEDALIRVQLGALRPLVMSEHERRIIAYHEGGHALVAYHLPEADTVNRVTILPRGQSLGVTQFTAEEDRYNYSRAFLMARIAVGLGGRVAEELTFGPDRVTTGAENDLQVVTDLARRMVTRWGMSEKVGVVFSDYSPGGAGLTMTRTEIDSRPRTLVADADGNLLLNGNEPQAAQHHAFAMAAPGTGNASSASMAALIDLEVQGILNEGREMARAILRQHADQLTRLANELMEKEQLNRKQFEALLAQEQAA
- a CDS encoding ATP-binding protein; translation: MRLSIPLFKANPKQAVLEALLLGAVLWGLLLIFQGNIAAFTWRLVMGILVASCCSAYCALRMCFAKSGWLTRIMVGGTVAGIVGIALSGIELAFAFWLIHLEPSYGYTRDGLWPFESATLCLAASYIVFFCLRIATRLWLFWDRLRRKQLLWALTHAHVMLVALGAALLILFVDVLALCSAGNASIILPATFGIAALTIIAMLVVIPPSALFSFIVIRRTTRRLKTLTEATATLRQGNYGVRVPVIGEDEVAQLQNDFNVMAADLESTLRELRNERDTVSGLLAARRELIASVSHELRTPMATLRSYLETTLMHWEEGSPPTLQHDLQIMENEVIRLQTLVEDLFTLSRAEVGKLTLRCKPTDVGKLVQSIADTSAALAWQSSRIEVVADISCQTPSVMVDPTRLEQALHNLLHNAVRHTPPGGIVALVVAEEKGSVIIQVKDTGEGIAPEDLPHIWQRFYQAQSARNEASSGAGLGLALVKELIEAMNGSVEVESKPGEGSCFTIRLPRACVEAALPDIPL
- a CDS encoding response regulator transcription factor; the encoded protein is MTTILLVEDAYELAQVIMRELETNGYRILHASDGLVGLQLHAQERPALVILDWMLPKLDGLEVLRRMRQVAPTPVLMLTARGEETDRVVGLELGADDYLTKPFSMRELVARVRALLRRAEIVQQILRDDSKAANSPLGYGPLFLDPQAHLATLHGLSLDLTPTEFALLHLLLRSPGRAFSRAYLLDTVWGQTYIGGDRSVDNTVLRLRKKLGPLGEAIETVWGIGYRLQPERP
- a CDS encoding glycosyltransferase family 39 protein, which encodes MHLFTNSSDNTSSTVSPAGETVESANHAQDVDVAQADSARQFSDAIASVSDDRLSEDKPSWRPWYDAFKAILPVYIAIHLAIFVIDCLAFLFTVKDFSPQGLPISTLWEQWHYWDTAYYSHIARFGYYELHVAGFFPLYPLLERAFMFVTQDSLTAGLLVSNIAELFMFTALYRLVKEDFDGDRAYFAVLYFAIFPSAFFFSAAYTESLFLCLSILSFYYMRRGRWWLSGLFGLLASLTRPDGMFLLAPFCYEYLRRLWMLRGETIQSHFSRQQLVRLVKGLRLNILFGLCIPAGIAIYAIYCYIHFHDPLAFVHAHADWGRTLRIPGWGILTAIREMRHSGFLSFLTMRTSIDLGSDLLVFILIVSMFIGPWRLPARMWSYGIYAAVIYLYLQLFPIANTGYPLESMTRFVLEIFPAFIMLARIGKSRTLHLSYCMVSGAIFFFLLTQFLTGHWVV
- the murJ gene encoding murein biosynthesis integral membrane protein MurJ, whose translation is MRRFSITEAATLLLLAYLASKILGVIRQSLFNSLFGAGPAATAYYVAFNIPDTIFNLIAGGALVHALVPVFLAYEKEHGREDVWRFVSLVFNILLVALTAVIIVAEMITPQFVSKILAPGLTPQEQALTATLTRIMLLQPLILGLGSIATAVLHSKRQFVPSAISIAIYDVGLIVGILFARAIPSVGIYGPTVGLLVSAFCQVAVLVPGLVKLGARYTFTWNVKHPGLRQLLSLLGPNVLTLGVTSVGGIIITSLATYLPDKASIAAIHNASLLFNLPLTLLGVTLANALLPQITTYATHGRYRRMSWTVWRIVGAATLLSIPAAVLLYILGRPAISILFQHGAFNGHAAALTNTALLGFAAGLPGQTLGLLIVLGFYALKDALTPLFTGVFELVTHVCLALLLLHLFAGSNVILALPLAASISATLAAATLCLILFLRLRVKVSQDRGMQRLLKRRQLQVVKEIDQPAPVGDVGARLIAPRVGLPHDSLRRKAQVNGASWPGSSLTPSPDDLIDTKPVPATDGDDALMELMRQHIAHIHTPDADPVVLMEMLENICRHLHDAGPELFERVVDAYRQAAAVNTRAYSLQFVLGELYFRSSSYDKAVDAYMLAMQCRPFELVARVRAAQCLIMEGLPGVAILQLEQAQQCLHSFTESPSLVRVWQARPLIEDEIAEPPDIVISQLLSKATQSKARQEQMHSFLRRVNQTPSSYHEVAQVKRQFVTDPQPVLAEQHIPPESGQLETQETRDELAETYKIQGILHETIAKLCEQVVVYLRNNQVGEARAAMQRVSSLYMQLGDREEADTHMRHSEKLVFQAPISVPQKEGSGPYRFW